In Porites lutea chromosome 9, jaPorLute2.1, whole genome shotgun sequence, a single window of DNA contains:
- the LOC140948622 gene encoding beta-2 adrenergic receptor-like, translated as MEPNIDEWCSDNRLESESVIILSVWLSFTSLAAVAGNALEMWLFYKHESLRTTSNRFIISLATADFLVGLVITPVWIAERYVIQPPDTSAWTKILNMLWVYTTAATTFNLCCVSVDRFIAICFPLRYKFIITTRACHYSIISAWVASILLPLSLIFVSEEKMGMMLSVATFLLPTIIVTFCYAWIFKAARRQIRRIRENSIENNTMFNAKQNYKALKTVGFVLGVFIASYMPCLVVSIVHQVKGGDPCLDDRYFVSVWPWIEAVAFTSSAINPWIYCFRNTDFREVLNRRFTWFPS; from the coding sequence ATGGAACCTAACATTGATGAATGGTGCTCCGATAACCGATTAGAGAGTGAATCGGTTATCATCCTATCTGTTTGGCTTAGTTTTACTAGCCTTGCAGCTGTAGCTGGAAACGCCCTTGAAATGTGGTTGTTTTATAAACACGAGTCTTTAAGAACTACTTCAAACCGTTTTATAATCTCGTTGGCAACAGCGGACTTCCTCGTAGGGCTTGTCATAACACCCGTGTGGATAGCCGAACGTTATGTGATTCAGCCGCCAGATACTAGTGCTTGGACCAAAATTTTGAACATGTTATGGGTATACACGACTGCGGCTACAACTTTTAACTTGTGCTGTGTTTCTGTGGATCGCTTTATCGCCATTTGTTTTCCTCTTCGTTACAAATTCATTATAACCACACGTGCATGTCACTATTCGATCATTTCAGCTTGGGTTGCTTCGATATTACTGCCGTTATCTTTGATATTCGTAAGCGAGGAAAAAATGGGAATGATGTTATCGGTCGCCACGTTTTTACTGCCCACCATAATCGTTACCTTCTGCTATGCATGGATTTTTAAAGCTGCAAGGAGACAGATCAGAAGAATACGAGAAAACTCTATCGAGAACAATACTATGTTTAATGCGAAACAGAACTATAAAGCCCTAAAAACAGTAGGGTTTGTATTGGGTGTATTCATCGCTTCATACATGCCTTGTTTAGTCGTCTCCATTGTGCACCAAGTGAAAGGAGGGGATCCTTGTTTAGATGACAGATATTTTGTCTCTGTGTGGCCATGGATTGAAGCGGTTGCTTTTACGTCATCAGCTATCAATCCATGGATCTATTGCTTTCGAAACACAGACTTTCGCGAGGTCTTAAATCGTAGGTTTACTTGGTTTCCGTCGTGA
- the LOC140948448 gene encoding carbohydrate sulfotransferase 11-like yields the protein MIKTDRKHIGVQLKNEFDLSVSAKNRKAKKQIEKYCTKHGTDPQSDADPNLRNLYVVEKYKIVYCAVPKVACTVWKGIMAKLEGLNLSEGIHKNTKGKLKTLSNYSVGERETILKTYRKFLFVREPFERLLSAYRDCFWGKYKTTQDYWKDYQGKIKQVLKSRTSFPNETYSGNVTFEQFATYLVLRRREGGLFQEHWREQYKLCHPCLIQFDYIGHYETLAEDAMFILRKTNLENKVNFPEWQPTDTSELMQKYYSTLSLLRIRQLQSIYNNDLELFGYSYPGPLKAVVDNLINDKL from the exons ATGATCAAGACAGATCGAAAGCATATCGGCGTACAG ctaaaaaatgaatttgaccTGTCAGTGAGTGCCAAGAACAGGAAAGCAAAGAAGCAGATAGAGAAGTATTGCACAAAGCATGGAACAGATCCCCAAAGCGACGCGGATCCAAACTTGCGTAACTTATATGTTGTGGAGAAGTACAAAATTGTCTATTGCGCTGTCCCAAAGGTAGCATGCACAGTCTGGAAGGGAATAATGGCAAAACTAGAAGGTCTTAACCTTTCAGAAGGGATTCACAAGAACACTAAAGGAAAACTTAAAACCCTTAGCAATTATTCCGTTGGGGAACGCGAGACAATTCTAAAGACATATAGGAAATTCTTGTTTGTGAGGGAACCGTTTGAACGCCTACTTTCTGCCTATAGAGATTGCTTCTGGGGGAAATATAAGACAACACAAGATTACTGGAAAGATTACcagggaaaaataaaacaggtTCTGAAGAGTCGAACTAGCTTTCCTAACGAAACATACTCTGGAAATGTAACGTTTGAACAATTTGCAACCTATTTGGTTCTTCGACGGAGAGAAGGTGGTTTGTTTCAAGAACACTGGCGGGAACAATATAAATTGTGTCATCCTTGTCTCATACAATTCGATTACATCGGACATTATGAAACACTGGCTGAAGACGCGATGTTTATTCTACGAAAAACAAACTTGGAAAACAAGGTAAACTTTCCGGAATGGCAACCAACAGACACTAGCGAGTTGATGCAGAAGTACTATTCTACTCTTTCTCTGCTCAGGATAAGGCAACTACAGAGTATTTATAACAACGATTTGGAGTTGTTTGGTTATAGCTATCCAGGACCGCTTAAAGCGGTAGTTGACAATTTGATCAATGATAAGTTGTAG